CGGCGCGCATCACCGTGGCGGCGATATCGACCGACGACACGGGGCTGGCGCTGACGCCGCGCGTCTCCATGCCGGCCGGCCAGGATAGGATGAAGGGAACGCGCGTCCCGCCCTCCAGATAGGTGAACTTGCCGGCACCCCACGGATGGGCGGGGTTGCAGAAGCCGAACCGGTGCGGGCAGCCATTGTCGGACAGGAACACGACCATGGTGTTGTCGCGCAGTCCGCGCTGCTCCAGCGTGTCGAGTATCTGCCCCACCCCGTCGTCCATCGCCGCGATCATCGCGACATAGGTCCGGCGCACAGGGTCCTCGATATGGGCGAAGCGGTCGTAATAGGCCTGCGGCACCTGAAGCGGCCAGTGCGGCGCGTTGTAGGCGACATAGGCAAAGAAGGGCCTGTCCCTGTTGGCCGCCCCCCGCGTGATGAAATCAATGGCGCGATCGGTAATCTGATTGGTCAGATAGCGACTGAAGTCATCGGCCCCGCGCGCATCCGGTCCTTCGACGATTGCGTGATTCCCGGTGCGCGGGCCGATGACATATTTGTCTTCCTCCGTAGGCGTCGTCACGATTCCGGGGGTGGCCGGATCGACATAGTTGGTCTCGCCGGCGAGAAAGCCGAAAAATTCGTCGAAGCCGCGCCGCGTGGGGTAAAATTGCGGATCGGAACCCAGATGCCATTTCCCGAACGCAGCCGTGCGATAACCGAGCGGACGAAGCCGATCGGCCAGCGTCTGCTGATCCACGGGTAGCCCGGCGCCGCGGTCGCCCTCGTCATTGATATTGTAAGTGAAACCGAAGCGCTGCGGCATCCGGCCGGTCAGCAGCGCAGCGCGGCTGACGGCACAGACCGAAGCCGCGACATAGCCGTCCGAAAACGCCACGCCGCTCTTTGCGATGCGGTCGATGTTCGAAGTCGGTACATCGCTGCGACCGTAGGTCGACACATCCGCCCAGTCGAGATCGTCCACCAGTATGATGACGATGTTGGGTCGGCCCTTCGATATGGGCACAACTGCGCGCACGGCTGCACGCGAAGAGGTCGCGTGCGTATCGGCGCAGCCCGTAAGGCCGATCGACAGGGCGCTGGTGGCGAGGGCGACGGTGGAGAGGAAGCGGCGGGCGCGCAGGAACATGACGGAGGCCTTCCAGATGGGTGCGGATCAGGCCGCTTTCGGGGCGGCACGCGGCCCCGCAATGGTGCGGCTATAGCCTTTGAGGCCAAGCAGCAGGGCGGCGACCGATAGCGGCGATGCGATGGCGCACACCAGGGTGATGGCATTGGGAAGCGATTGCGGATCGCCGTACCAGTAGTCCGTCACCAACGCGATGGCGAACGGGCCGCCAGCCGCGCCGATCAGGTTCACCATCAGCATATAGCCCGCCGAAACCGACGCCCGCATGCGGTTCGGCGTGATTTCCTGCAAGGCTGCGAGCCCACCGCCGAAGTTGAAGCCGGCGAGGAAGTTCATCGCTCCGATCAGCGAGAAAGAAAGCGCGGCTGTCGGCATCTGCGGGAAGAGAACCGTGACCGGAATGAGGCTGACGAAGCCAAACAGCGCGGTGTAGAGATTACCATTCGCCATCCCGCGTCGGCGCAGAGCCGCGGCGACGAAGCCGCCGATCAGGGTGCCGCTGACGCCGCAGACAGCGGTGATCGATCCGTAGAGACCTCCGATTTCCGCCGTTGTCAGGCCGAATTTCCTTTCCAGAAAGGCAGGAATCCAGGCACCGGTCGCGTTGCCCACCAGGATCATCAGGGCGAAGCCGAAGCTGATGCCCACATAGGCCTGCCAATGCTGGCCTATGTGGGCGAAGACCTGCGAAAGCGGCGGACTGGGCTGCTGCCCGCCTTCGCCCATGCGTGCGGGCTCGCGCACGAGGAGCATCAGCATCGAGAGCAGCAGGCCCGGCAATCCCAGCATGAGGAATACAAGGTGCCAGCCCTTCACCGCACCGATCACCGGCGCGGTCACGATGCTCGAAGGTGGCACGACGCTGGCGAGCAGGCCGCCGATCAGGAGGGCGGCGGCTCCGCCCACATAGATGCCCATCTGATAGACGCCCATGGCGGCGGGCAGCCGATCCTTGGGGAAATAGTCGGAAAGGATTGAATAGGCGGCGGGACTGAGGCCACCTTCGCCCGCGCCCACGCCGACGCGCGCGATGAACAGCGTACCGAAACTACGGGCAACCCCGCACAGGGCCGTTGCGACACTCCAGACAAAGATGGCCGCCGCGACGATGTTGCGGCGATTGGCGCGGTCGGCGAGGCGGGCCACTGGAATGCCGACAAGGACATAGAATATCGTGAAGCTGAGGCCGTAGAGCAGGCTCATGGCCGTGTCGCTGACCTGAAGATCGTCCTTGATGGGCTGGACCAGAAGGGCGAGCGCCTGGCGATCGACGAAGGCGAGGGTGTTGGCGGCAGCGAGCATGATGGCCGCGAACCAAGCCTGTCTGGACGATGGCCACGTTTCTCTGACAGCCGATTCGGCCATTTCAACCCCTCTCCTCTATATTTACCGCTACAATGCGAAAATCGATGCGACTGTCAATATCGATGACGGGCGCCGCCATGGCGCGCGGGGCGTGCCTTTCATCGCAATTGCGGCAATTTCTGGAAGCCATGTTGCAGGAAGGGCGCTGATCCGCCCGCAGCAACATCCAGCGCGAGAAATCGGATTGACAAAGTGGTGGGAAAGTAATGTAGCGGTACATCAGCGAGGACGCGACGCCGGGCGCCGCCGCCGCCAGCCTCGACGTGAAAAAACGTTCAAGTGAGGGGATCTGAAATGGGCAGGCAGAACGGTATGAGGATATCGGCGGTTTCCGCTATCGCGTTGGGTGCAGCGATGCTGGCGGCGCCCGCCGTGGCGCAGGACCAGGTCATGACTGAAAGCCAGTCGGAAGACATCGTCGTGACCGCACAGAAGCGCGCGGAGCGCCTGCAGGATATCCCTCTGGCAGTCACGGCGGTGAGTGCCGACACGCTGGCCTCGCGCCAGATCAACGATACCAACGGGCTGGTGCAGGCGGTGCCGTCGCTGTCGTTCCAGCAGGGCGCGAACCCCACCAACACCAGCTTCCGCATCCGCGGCGTCGGCACCGCGCTCTTCGGCCAAGGCGTAGAGCCTTCCGTTTCGGTCGTGGTGGATGGCGTCGTCGCCGTGCGTTCGGCGCAGGGATTCTCCGAACTCGCTGATGTCGAGCGCGTCGAAGTCCTGCGCGGTCCGCAGGGCACGCTGTTCGGCAAGAATGCGTCGGCCGGCGTCATCAGCGTGACGACGGCGCGTCCGTCGCGTGACTTCGAGGGCAGGGGCGACATCACCATCGCCGAGCATAATGAATATCGCGCGCGCGGCACGGTTTCGGGTCCGATCACCGACACGCTGCGCGCCCGCGTTTCCGGCTTCTACAGCGATGTCCAGGGCATCACGCGCAACATCGCCACCGACCAGTGGGTGAACGGCACGAAGAGCTGGGGCGTTCGCGGCAAGCTGGAATGGGACGTCACGGACAATCTGACGCTGCTGTTCGCCGGCGAATATCGCAAGACGGATGCGGATTGCTGCGCCTCCACGCTGATCCAGATCAGCAATCCGGTGCTCCAGTCGCTTGTCGGACCGATCAACGCCACGCGCGACAACCGGGAGATCAGCGACGACGCCGAGACCTATGCGAACAGCGAGGCTCAGAACTATTCGCTTCAGGCCGACTGGGATCTTGGCGGCGCCACGATCACGTCGATCAGCGCGTTCCAGAAATATGATCTGGAGGTCAACCAGCCGATCGACCGCATCGCCGCGACGTCGCCGATCTTCCTTGGGACTGCGGCCTTCGCGCCCTACACGTTCTGGAATCAAAATCACGGCGCCGTTGACCTGAAGGGCTGGTCGCAGGAACTGCGTATCGCCAACAATGGCAGTTCCGATCTCAACTATGTCGCTGGCATATTCTACATGCACAGCGACATCCTGCGTCCCTTTGACCGTCGCCGGGCGCGCTGCACTGCGGGTGTCGTGGGCGAGCCTTGCGCTCCCGCCAACATTGTTTGGCAGTCCGCTGCCAGCCGCATCCGGCTGAAGCAGGACAGCATCGCTGCATTCGGCCAGGCGGACTATCGCATCGTCGGCGGGCTTCGCGCGATCGGCGGCATCCGCGTGCAATATGAAAAGGGCACGAACAGCGGCTATCGCATCGCGCCCATCGTCGCCGGCGACGCGATCTTCCCCGGCAACCCGCCCCGTAGTGGCAGCTTTTCGGCGGATGACACGGCCATTACGGGCAAGGCGGGCCTGCAATATGAATTCAACCGCAACGCGCAGATCTATGCCAGCTACACACGTGGCTATAAGGGGCTGGGCTATGAAATGGAGATCGGCGGCGATCTCGCCAATCAGAAGGCCATCCAGCCCGAACATGTGAACGCCTATGAAATCGGCTTCAAGGGCAGCACCGCCGATCGCACGCTCAGCATCTCGGCCGCGCTGTTCCAGGCCGACTATTCCGACCTTCAGGTTCAGGCCAACCGCTCCGATCCCGCCACGGGCGTGATCCAGTTCGTGACCACCAATGCCGGTTCGTCACGCAGCCGCGGCTTCGAGATCGAAGCCACGCTGCGTCCATCCGACTCCTTCTCGGTCAACGCTGCCGTCACCTACGCGCAGTCGCGCATCAACATCGATGGCCTCAATTGCGCACTTCAGCTCCAGGCGGCGGCGCCCGTCATGAGCGGCACGCCGCTGAACATCTGCTATCGGACGGCGCCCGGCGCCACGCCGCAGCAGAATCTGCGCAATCGCCCGCTGCAGGCGAGTCCGGACTGGCGCATCGGCGTGACGCCGCGCTACGAGTATGAAGGCGATAATTTCAACGCCTTCGCGCAGGCCAGCGTCAACTTCACCAGTGCGCAATATTTCACGTCGGAACTCGATCCGCTGACGATCCAGCCTGCGTATACGCTGGTCGATGCGACGGTCGGTGTCACGACGGCGGATAAGCGCTATGGCGTCTCGCTGTTCGTGAAGAACATCTTCGACGAGAACTACCTGACGAACATCGGGCATAATTCTCTGATGTCGACCACCGCCAACCCGCTCGATCTGGTGGGGACGTACAATAAGGATAGCAGCCGATACTTCGGCGCCATCTTCAGCGCTCGCTTTTGATCCTGTGGGGGCCGGGCTTTTGAAGCCCGGCCACGCCTTTTCCTCTACCAGGGATTATTATGCCTTCCTTCTGGCCCATCACCCGTCTGACGTTGCGAGCTGAGGGGTGATCGTCATGCCGACCGCGACGGCCGAGCCCCTCCATATCGATGCGGCCGCACGCCAATGGGTGGAGCGCACGCGCGACACCATGAGCGTGGAGGAGATGGTCGGACAACTCTTCCTCTTCTCGACGTCGCAGGACAGCCGCGAGGAACTGGACCCGCTGCTGAAGCTGAGGCCCGGCGGCATAAACCGTTTCCCGCGCCCGGACCTCGCCACGTTCCGCGATGCAACGATGCATATGATCGAAGGCTCTGCGGTGCCGCCGATCTTCACCGGCGACATCGAGGGCGGCACGATCAGCTATCCCTTTGCCACCGCCGTGCCCAACATCATGGGCATCGCCGCCTGCGACGATCTGGCGATGACT
The window above is part of the Sphingomonas sanxanigenens DSM 19645 = NX02 genome. Proteins encoded here:
- a CDS encoding sulfatase family protein; the protein is MFLRARRFLSTVALATSALSIGLTGCADTHATSSRAAVRAVVPISKGRPNIVIILVDDLDWADVSTYGRSDVPTSNIDRIAKSGVAFSDGYVAASVCAVSRAALLTGRMPQRFGFTYNINDEGDRGAGLPVDQQTLADRLRPLGYRTAAFGKWHLGSDPQFYPTRRGFDEFFGFLAGETNYVDPATPGIVTTPTEEDKYVIGPRTGNHAIVEGPDARGADDFSRYLTNQITDRAIDFITRGAANRDRPFFAYVAYNAPHWPLQVPQAYYDRFAHIEDPVRRTYVAMIAAMDDGVGQILDTLEQRGLRDNTMVVFLSDNGCPHRFGFCNPAHPWGAGKFTYLEGGTRVPFILSWPAGMETRGVSASPVSSVDIAATVMRAADPAHALPKELEGHDLVTTARRPQPDRLLVWGQEPVYAARQGDRKLWLSRDWNMSYLYDLKADIAEDRDLSAHDPASVRHLGKAIDQFRTSLPAPLWKLHNTRKVTVNGHETEMVY
- a CDS encoding TonB-dependent receptor, with translation MLAAPAVAQDQVMTESQSEDIVVTAQKRAERLQDIPLAVTAVSADTLASRQINDTNGLVQAVPSLSFQQGANPTNTSFRIRGVGTALFGQGVEPSVSVVVDGVVAVRSAQGFSELADVERVEVLRGPQGTLFGKNASAGVISVTTARPSRDFEGRGDITIAEHNEYRARGTVSGPITDTLRARVSGFYSDVQGITRNIATDQWVNGTKSWGVRGKLEWDVTDNLTLLFAGEYRKTDADCCASTLIQISNPVLQSLVGPINATRDNREISDDAETYANSEAQNYSLQADWDLGGATITSISAFQKYDLEVNQPIDRIAATSPIFLGTAAFAPYTFWNQNHGAVDLKGWSQELRIANNGSSDLNYVAGIFYMHSDILRPFDRRRARCTAGVVGEPCAPANIVWQSAASRIRLKQDSIAAFGQADYRIVGGLRAIGGIRVQYEKGTNSGYRIAPIVAGDAIFPGNPPRSGSFSADDTAITGKAGLQYEFNRNAQIYASYTRGYKGLGYEMEIGGDLANQKAIQPEHVNAYEIGFKGSTADRTLSISAALFQADYSDLQVQANRSDPATGVIQFVTTNAGSSRSRGFEIEATLRPSDSFSVNAAVTYAQSRINIDGLNCALQLQAAAPVMSGTPLNICYRTAPGATPQQNLRNRPLQASPDWRIGVTPRYEYEGDNFNAFAQASVNFTSAQYFTSELDPLTIQPAYTLVDATVGVTTADKRYGVSLFVKNIFDENYLTNIGHNSLMSTTANPLDLVGTYNKDSSRYFGAIFSARF
- a CDS encoding spinster family MFS transporter, whose amino-acid sequence is MLAAANTLAFVDRQALALLVQPIKDDLQVSDTAMSLLYGLSFTIFYVLVGIPVARLADRANRRNIVAAAIFVWSVATALCGVARSFGTLFIARVGVGAGEGGLSPAAYSILSDYFPKDRLPAAMGVYQMGIYVGGAAALLIGGLLASVVPPSSIVTAPVIGAVKGWHLVFLMLGLPGLLLSMLMLLVREPARMGEGGQQPSPPLSQVFAHIGQHWQAYVGISFGFALMILVGNATGAWIPAFLERKFGLTTAEIGGLYGSITAVCGVSGTLIGGFVAAALRRRGMANGNLYTALFGFVSLIPVTVLFPQMPTAALSFSLIGAMNFLAGFNFGGGLAALQEITPNRMRASVSAGYMLMVNLIGAAGGPFAIALVTDYWYGDPQSLPNAITLVCAIASPLSVAALLLGLKGYSRTIAGPRAAPKAA